From the Zavarzinia compransoris genome, the window CGAATGCAGGTTTTGGTGCGGGACAACAACATCGACCAGGCGCTGCGCGCGTTGAAGAAGCGCATGCAGCGCGAGGGCATTTTCCGCGAGATGCGCCTGCGCGGCCACTACGAGAAGCCCTCCGAGAAGCGTGCCCGCGAAAAGGCCGAAGCTGTCCGCCGCGCCCGCAAGCTGGCGCGCAAGCGCGCCCAGCGCGACGGCGTGGCGTAAGCGGCTTCAGGCTCCTGACGTCATAGACCCCTGGCGGTCGATCGAGGTTCGCGCATCATGTCCGCCCAATCGACCGTCATCAGGCCGAATACGGTCCCGAAGCTCCGTGCCCGCAAGGGCGCGGAGCCGATCGTGTGTCTGACGGCCTATACGGCGCCCATGGCCCAGCTGCTCGATCCGCATGCGGACCTGCTGCTGGTCGGCGATTCTCTCGGCATGGTGCTTTACGGCCTGCCCAGCACGGTGCCGGTCACCCTC encodes:
- the rpsU gene encoding 30S ribosomal protein S21, whose translation is MQVLVRDNNIDQALRALKKRMQREGIFREMRLRGHYEKPSEKRAREKAEAVRRARKLARKRAQRDGVA